Proteins from a genomic interval of Falco rusticolus isolate bFalRus1 chromosome 7, bFalRus1.pri, whole genome shotgun sequence:
- the LOC119151250 gene encoding cytochrome c oxidase assembly factor 8 isoform X1, producing the protein MAAARVLRWGGCRRRLLLSSAPFSSSAGGPAAGRGERQENAGLGFSPPAHSRNDWIGPPDTRSNLRPVIFYVPPEESPLERRLREARQESQACDQRFWALHNCAFRQEKEEFIYSRLKAKGLEMRDETGQKTTLNAEEMADFYKDFLSKNFRKHMQYNRDWYKRNFTITFLMGQVALARALRCLRWKKKNVGN; encoded by the exons ATGGCGGCTGCCAGGGTGCTGCGGTGGGGtggctgccgccgccgcctcctcctctcttccgcccccttctcctcctctgccggcggccccgccgctggACGCGGAGAGCGGCAGGAGAACGCG GGCCTGGGTTTCAGCCCCCCTGCACACTCGCGTAATGACTGGATTGGCCCCCCTGACACGCGTTCCAACCTGCGCCCGGTCATCTTCTACGTGCCCCCTGAGGAGTCACCCCTGGAGCGGCGGCTGCGGGAGGCACGGCAGGAGTCCCAGGCCTGTGACCAGCGCTTCTGGGCACTGCACAACTGTGCCTTCCGCCAG gaaaaagaagaatttatttattcaagACTCAAAGCCAAGGGTCTGGAAATGAGAGATGAAACAG GtcaaaaaacaacactgaatGCGGAAGAAATGGCTGACTTCTACAAGGACTTTCTAAGTAAAAATTTTAGAAAGCATATGCAGTATAACAG AGACTGGTATAAACGTAACTTTACTATCACATTCCTCATGGGACAAGTAGCACTGGCAAGAGCTCTGAGGTGCCTTcgttggaaaaagaaaaatgttggaaaTTAA
- the LOC119151250 gene encoding cytochrome c oxidase assembly factor 8 isoform X2, whose translation MAAARVLRWGGCRRRLLLSSAPFSSSAGGPAAGRGERQENAGLGFSPPAHSRNDWIGPPDTRSNLRPVIFYVPPEESPLERRLREARQESQACDQRFWALHNCAFRQEKEEFIYSRLKAKGLEMRDETGQKTTLNAEEMADFYKDFLSKNFRKHMQYNRFFFSLEKKILF comes from the exons ATGGCGGCTGCCAGGGTGCTGCGGTGGGGtggctgccgccgccgcctcctcctctcttccgcccccttctcctcctctgccggcggccccgccgctggACGCGGAGAGCGGCAGGAGAACGCG GGCCTGGGTTTCAGCCCCCCTGCACACTCGCGTAATGACTGGATTGGCCCCCCTGACACGCGTTCCAACCTGCGCCCGGTCATCTTCTACGTGCCCCCTGAGGAGTCACCCCTGGAGCGGCGGCTGCGGGAGGCACGGCAGGAGTCCCAGGCCTGTGACCAGCGCTTCTGGGCACTGCACAACTGTGCCTTCCGCCAG gaaaaagaagaatttatttattcaagACTCAAAGCCAAGGGTCTGGAAATGAGAGATGAAACAG GtcaaaaaacaacactgaatGCGGAAGAAATGGCTGACTTCTACAAGGACTTTCTAAGTAAAAATTTTAGAAAGCATATGCAGTATAACAG attttttttctctctagaaaaaaaaatcctgttttga
- the BAG5 gene encoding BAG family molecular chaperone regulator 5, whose protein sequence is MDMGNQHPSIKRLHEIQKEVKEIEQQVVVFSGLSTDRDYKKLERSLTKQLFEIDSVDTEGKGDIQQARKRAAQETERLLKELEQNANHPRRLEIEAIFKEAQSLVEREITPFYEGGNCISDEFEEGIQDIVLRLTQVKTGGKVSLRKARYRTLTKVCAVQEIIESGVKQQLSLPLSNDAHPSVSKINSVMCDVNKARGTLIALLMGVSSNDTCKHLSCVLTGLIADLDALDVCGHTEIRNYRKEVVEEINKLQKYLDLEEEANSTHAYDLAQNQSILKIEEIRKKMKEVNSLLLKTENASDLYLGSKAELQGLIAHLDEVSPGKNPCIREARRRAVIEVQTLITYIDLKEALEKRQMYSEQTAAEHQSHKAVWTVLGNLSQIQQEVISFDGNRTDKNYMRLEELLTKQLLALDAVDPQGDERCKAARKQAVKLAQNILYYLDMKTDEWEY, encoded by the coding sequence atggatATGGGTAACCAACACCCATCCATAAAACGGTTGcatgaaatacagaaggaaGTCAAAGAGATTGAACAGCAAGTGGTTGTCTTCAGTGGTCTCTCTACTGATCGAGATTACAAGAAATTAGAAAGGAGTCTTACTAAACAGCTCTTTGAGATTGATTCTGTAGACACCGAAGGAAAGGGGGATATTCAGCAAGCCAGGAAGAGAGCTGCTCAGGAAACAGAGAGGCTGCTTAAGGAACTGGAACAAAATGCAAACCATCCGCGCAGACTGGAAATAGAGGCTATATTCAAGGAGGCACAGTCACTTGTGGAACGTGAGATCACACCTTTTTACGAAGGAGGTAACTGTATAAGCGACGAATTTGAAGAAGGTATTCAGGACATTGTGTTGAGGCTTACCCAGGTGAAAACCGGAGGGAAAGTTTCTTTACGCAAAGCAAGATATCGCACTCTGACAAAAGTATGTGCTGTTCAGGAGATTATAGAAAGCGGTGTAAAGCAACAGCTGTCCCTGCCACTCTCTAATGATGCGCATCCTTCGGTCTCCAAAATTAACTCTGTAATGTGTGATGTGAACAAAGCAAGAGGAACTCTTATTGCGCTTCTCATGGGAGTGAGTAGTAATGATACCTGCAAGCATCTGTCCTGTGTGCTTACAGGCCTCATTGCTGATTTGGATGCTTTAGATGTCTGTGGTCACACGGAaataagaaattacagaaaggaAGTCGTAGAAGAGATCAATAAATTGCAGAAGTACCTGGACTTGGAAGAAGAAGCAAATTCTACTCACGCTTATGATTTGGCACAAAACCAGTCCATTCTAAAAATAGAAGAGATCCgtaagaaaatgaaggaagttaattcattacttttaaaaacagaaaatgcttctgaTTTGTATTTAGGATCCAAAGCAGAATTGCAGGGGTTAATTGCCCACTTAGATGAGGTGAGTCcaggaaaaaacccttgtaTTAGAGAAGCCAGGAGAAGAGCAGTAATAGAAGTTCAAACTCTTATAACATACATTGATTTGAAGGAAGCActtgaaaaaaggcaaatgtatTCTGAGCAAACTGCTGCCGAACATCAGTCTCATAAAGCAGTTTGGACTGTTCTTGGAAACTTGTCTCAAATTCAGCAGGAGGTGATTTCATTTGATGGAAACAGAACGGATAAAAATTACATGAGATTGGAAGAACTTCTTACGAAACAACTTCTAGCACTTGATGCTGTTGATCCACAAGGTGACGAGCGGTGTAAGGCTGccagaaagcaagcagtaaAGCTTGCGCAGAATATTCTTTACTATCTGGACATGAAAACAGATGAATGGGAATACTGA
- the LOC119151250 gene encoding cytochrome c oxidase assembly factor 8 isoform X3 — translation MAAARVLRWGGCRRRLLLSSAPFSSSAGGPAAGRGERQENAGLGFSPPAHSRNDWIGPPDTRSNLRPVIFYVPPEESPLERRLREARQESQACDQRFWALHNCAFRQEKEEFIYSRLKAKGLEMRDETGQKTTLNAEEMADFYKDFLSKNFRKHMQYNSFSEALQLA, via the exons ATGGCGGCTGCCAGGGTGCTGCGGTGGGGtggctgccgccgccgcctcctcctctcttccgcccccttctcctcctctgccggcggccccgccgctggACGCGGAGAGCGGCAGGAGAACGCG GGCCTGGGTTTCAGCCCCCCTGCACACTCGCGTAATGACTGGATTGGCCCCCCTGACACGCGTTCCAACCTGCGCCCGGTCATCTTCTACGTGCCCCCTGAGGAGTCACCCCTGGAGCGGCGGCTGCGGGAGGCACGGCAGGAGTCCCAGGCCTGTGACCAGCGCTTCTGGGCACTGCACAACTGTGCCTTCCGCCAG gaaaaagaagaatttatttattcaagACTCAAAGCCAAGGGTCTGGAAATGAGAGATGAAACAG GtcaaaaaacaacactgaatGCGGAAGAAATGGCTGACTTCTACAAGGACTTTCTAAGTAAAAATTTTAGAAAGCATATGCAGTATAACAG TTTCTCTGAGGCACTCCAGCTCGCCTGA